In Musa acuminata AAA Group cultivar baxijiao chromosome BXJ2-10, Cavendish_Baxijiao_AAA, whole genome shotgun sequence, a genomic segment contains:
- the LOC135624345 gene encoding uncharacterized protein LOC135624345: protein MEETRSRRKRGRPPPPVGCSSFNRTVFPLLLAAAATSSSSSSASGDLQNPHARFILRRFLRARLALLTTRTPPCSSPSALKRLLPEGLLTLFPVLLTSRWPSVAALGAEVVGAAALYSLEANEMMASDEGVVKGLVRALGSKSRRIVKAALHAVMDLSTSPVGREQLWKASAVERLLSFFYQLAKTSAISAVHHSMEKGSDVCSNRRPVEEKIVALVLDVMVILINTSTEILLNMIPRDLVNRSLPLLQELWKKIRGASIPRNWGRCLHFTEYDLASTIFRISMKQANPAPCEIDKIRISIFGNEISNFENFMLKYWENSPFLLSGSSNILEKDNAVFSSLVQSLNPTSTDDVLDSILMELVSCPPLASDELDINCFMNEMNSSLGSPLIYGQDIRVLKARELMAESFKNYVKKEVHFFENGMRKVFIDGDNAQKCKEAFQNGFTVALRGMEFRFAKVAAIAKGLEVLFGQPSVGANLYLTPPGSQGLAHHYDDHCVFVWQLFGQKHWTISYSPTSVLPRLYEPLSSFPCLESEKGGGLQLTLNEGDILYIPRGYPHEAHTNTDASESQNNMSSGFSLHLTLSIEVEPPFEWEGFAHVALHCWHEKEKELSDSITSSEARTMRILSVFLLHVAIRLTANCNPIFRKACLVAAKLGSAEVLDEPHSETLMLSQKATFWNIMNIIRNSSNFMEVYKIVAVIQESNDDSLQWMRWLRHLPQDGADGAKIDFSNLLRMWDKVVEFKGNRELKDEFFKTKSKFCRSVVYEDACKMFDMLLERYRRTRRQYMCGMLSLHSA, encoded by the exons ATGGAGGAAACCCGCAGCCGCCGTAAGAGGGGGAGACCTCCTCCCCCTGTCGGTTGCTCCTCGTTCAATCGCACCGTATTTCCCCTCCTCCTCGCGGCTGCCGCcacctcgtcgtcgtcgtcctccgcCTCCGGCGACCTCCAGAACCCTCACGCCCGATTCATCCTCCGGCGATTCCTCCGCGCCCGTCTCGCTCTCCTCACAACGAGAACTCCCCCTTGTTCTTCTCCTTCTGCCCTCAAACGTCTCCTTCCCGAAGGCCTCCTCACCCTGTTCCCTGTCCTCCTCACCTCTAG GTGGCCATCTGTGGCTGCACTGGGAGCGGAGGTGGTCGGCGCCGCCGCCCTCTACTCCCTGGAGGCGAACGAGATGATGGCTTCGGACGAAGGAGTCGTGAAGGGTTTGGTTCGCGCTTTGGGGAGCAAAAGCCGCCGCATAGTCAAGGCTGCGTTACACGCTGTTATGGACCTTTCGACCTCTCCAGTCGGAAGAGAGCAGCTCTGGAAGGCATCAGCTGTTGAGAGATTATT ATCTTTTTTTTATCAGTTAGCGAAGACAAGTGCCATATCTGCTGTCCATCACAGTATGGAAAAAGGAAGTGATGTATGTTCAAACAGAAGGCCTGTGGAAGAAAAAATTGTAGCATTAGTCCTTGATGTGATGGTAATCCTTATAAATACTTCTACTGAGATTCTCTTGAATATGATTCCAAGAGACCTAGTAAACAGATCATTGCCATTGTTGCAAGAACTTTGGAAGAAAATTCGAGGTGCGTCAATACCAAGAAATTGGGGAAGATGCCTCCATTTTACAGAATATGATCTTGCTTCTACAATTTTTAGGATTTCTATGAAGCAAGCTAACCCTGCTCCTTGTGAAATTGACAAGATCAGGATAAGTATATTTGGAAATGAAATatctaattttgaaaattttatgttGAAGTATTGGGAGAACTCACCCTTTCTACTCAGTGGGTCATCAAATATTCTTGAAAAGGACAATGCTGTTTTTAGTTCCTTGGTCCAGTCTTTGAATCCTACATCAACTGATGATGTCCTTGATTCAATTTTGATGGAACTAGTTTCCTGTCCCCCTCTTGCTTCAGATGAGCTTGATATTAATTGTTTTATGAATGAGATGAATAGTTCACTGGGTTCTCCACTCATATATGGACAGGATATTCGGGTTTTGAAAGCACGAGAACTAATGGCTGAATCCTTCAAAAATTATGTGAAAAAAGAAGTGCATTTCTTTGAGAATGGTATGCGTAAAGTGTTTATAGATGGTGATAATGCTCAAAAGTGTAAAGAAGCATTTCAAAATGGTTTTACAGTTGCACTGCGTGGAATGGAGTTTCGGTTTGCTAAGGTCGCTGCTATTGCCAAAGGGTTAGAAGTTTTATTTGGTCAACCATCAGTTGGGGCAAATTTGTACCTAACACCACCAGGATCTCAAGGTTTAGCTCACCACTATGACGATCATTGTGTATTTGTGTGGCAACTCTTTGGTCAAAAGCACTGGACTATTTCATATTCTCCCACATCTGTTCTGCCCAGGTTATATGAACCTCTTAGCAGTTTCCCTTGCTTAGAGAGTGAGAAAGGTGGAGGCTTGCAGCTGACACTCAATGAAGGTGATATTCTGTATATTCCTAGAGGTTATCCTCATGAGGCTCATACAAATACTGATGCTTCTGAATCTCAGAATAATATGTCTTCTGGTTTTTCCTTGCATCTTACACTTTCTATTGAAGTGGAGCCACCTTTTGA GTGGGAAGGTTTTGCTCATGTTGCTCTTCATTGTtggcatgaaaaggagaaagaattatCAGATTCCATCACTAGTTCCGAAGCCAGAACAATGAGAATCCTTTCTGTGTTTCTTTTGCATGTTGCAATCAGGCTGACAGCTAATTGTAATCCTATCTTCAGGAAAGCTTGCTTGGTTGCTGCAAAATTAGGTTCGGCAGAAGTTCTTGACGAGCCTCATTCTGAGACTCTTATGCTAAGCCAAAAAGCTACCTTTTGGAATATAATGAATATAATCAGAAATAGCTCTAATTTCATGGAAGTATATAAGATTGTAGCAGTTATTCAGGAAAGCAATGATGATTCTTTGCAATGGATGAGGTGGCTTCGGCATTTGCCCCAGGATGGAGCTGATGGTGCAAAAATAGACTTCAGTAACCTTTTGAGAATGTGGGATAAAGTTGTGGAATTCAAAGGGAATAGGGAACTCAAGGATGAATTTTTTAAGACCAAGTCCAAATTTTGTAGAAGTGTAGTATATGAAGATGCATGTAAGATGTTCGACATGCTGTTGGAGAGGTATAGAAGAACCAGGAGACAGTATATGTGCGGGATGTTGTCACTCCATTCTGCATAG